Proteins encoded together in one Telopea speciosissima isolate NSW1024214 ecotype Mountain lineage chromosome 4, Tspe_v1, whole genome shotgun sequence window:
- the LOC122659297 gene encoding ankyrin repeat-containing protein At5g02620-like: protein MALHVAAYRGHLAVLEALILASPSSSSLKNNGGDTFLHMAVAGFCTLGFRRLDRQIDLMKQLICGKIISMQDVINIRNNDGRTPLHMAVLENIHYNLVELLIRVPSIDLKIRDVYGMTPLDLLRQGPKSALSELLIKQLISTGGMSNCQDYTARNAIVSHLKMQGIGSSPGTSFKIFDAEIFLYTGIENALDAGGDLGSATCSSEISNFDLADGTHGSFDNKRTGSVNYAVRHLKILL from the coding sequence atgGCATTGCATGTGGCTGCTTACAGGGGTCACTTAGCAGTGTTAGAGGCTCTAATTCTCGCATCGCCTTCGTCCAGTTCATTGAAAAACAATGGGGGAGATACCTTCCTCCATATGGCTGTAGCTGGTTTCTGCACTCTAGGTTTCCGAAGGTTGGACAGACAGATTGATCTCATGAAGCAGTTGATCTGTGGAAAGATCATAAGTATGCAAGATGTCATTAATATCAgaaacaatgatggaagaacTCCCCTTCATATGGCTGTTCTTGAGAATATACACTATAATCTAGTGGAACTCCTAATAAGGGTACCGTCAATTGATTTAAAGATACGTGATGTTTATGGCATGACACCGCTAGATCTCCTCAGACAAGGGCCAAAATCTGCATTGTCTGAATTACTGATTAAGCAGTTGATTTCTACTGGTGGAATGTCCAATTGTCAGGACTATACGGCTAGAAATGCCATCGTTTCTCACCTAAAGATGCAAGGCATTGGAAGCAGTCCTGGAACTTCCTTTAAAATCTTTGATGCAGAGATATTCTTGTACACAGGCATTGAGAATGCATTAGATGCTGGTGGTGATCTGGGAAGTGCAACATGCTCAAGTGAAATAAGTAACTTTGACTTAGCCGATGGGACCCATGGCTCTTTTGATAATAAAAGGACTGGTTCTGTAAACTATGCAGTAAGACATCTAAAAATTCTCCTCTAA